The following proteins are encoded in a genomic region of Alistipes shahii WAL 8301:
- the trkA gene encoding Trk system potassium transporter TrkA → MKIVIAGAGEMGSHLARMLSGNGHDITIIDSDQKLLSEVGSLADVITVEGDSTTFAVLREASVRKCDLFIAVNHEENDNVVAAMLAKKLGARKSIARIDNNEYLEPNNKEMFIDMGIDYLFYPEKVAAREVINLLGHTSTTEYVDFSSGKLSLVVFRLEPASPLVGEVLTGFDDDQAPLSYRTVAITRGGQTIIPREGEQFMEGDVIYVIARQDAVREVMEFSGQSNIEIKNMMILGGSRIGIRIATELQDEVNIKLIDYNAEKAYRLAETLDKTLIINEDGRNTEAMMEEGLSNMDAFVAVTGRSETNILAAMLAKRMGVKKVIAEVENLNYINLAESIGIDTIINKKLVTASNIFRFTMSTDVQAIKCLTGSDAEVLEFIVKPNSPATKVRIKDLGLPEDTIIGGIVRGDKVFIAVDNMEIIPYDRVVVFAMPGSVGKVGYYFN, encoded by the coding sequence ATGAAAATCGTGATAGCGGGTGCCGGCGAGATGGGCAGTCACCTGGCCCGTATGCTCAGCGGCAACGGCCACGACATCACCATCATCGACAGCGACCAGAAGCTGCTCTCCGAGGTGGGCAGTCTGGCCGACGTGATCACCGTCGAGGGCGACTCGACGACCTTCGCCGTGCTGCGCGAGGCTTCGGTGCGCAAATGCGACCTGTTCATCGCCGTCAACCACGAGGAGAACGACAACGTCGTGGCGGCGATGCTGGCCAAGAAGCTCGGTGCGCGGAAATCCATCGCCCGCATCGACAACAACGAATACCTCGAACCCAACAACAAGGAGATGTTCATCGACATGGGCATCGACTACCTGTTCTACCCCGAGAAGGTCGCGGCCCGCGAGGTGATCAACCTGCTGGGACACACTTCGACCACGGAGTACGTCGATTTTTCGAGCGGCAAACTCTCGCTCGTGGTTTTCCGTCTCGAACCGGCCTCGCCGCTGGTGGGGGAGGTGCTCACGGGCTTCGACGACGACCAGGCCCCGTTGAGCTACCGCACGGTGGCCATCACGCGCGGCGGGCAGACGATCATTCCGCGCGAGGGCGAACAGTTCATGGAGGGCGACGTGATCTATGTCATCGCGCGTCAGGACGCCGTGCGGGAGGTGATGGAGTTTTCGGGCCAGTCGAACATCGAGATCAAGAACATGATGATCCTCGGCGGTTCGCGCATCGGCATCCGCATCGCCACCGAGTTGCAGGACGAGGTGAACATCAAACTGATCGACTACAACGCCGAGAAGGCCTACCGGCTGGCCGAGACGCTCGACAAGACGCTGATCATCAACGAGGACGGCCGCAACACCGAGGCGATGATGGAGGAGGGGCTTTCGAACATGGACGCCTTCGTTGCCGTGACGGGGCGCAGCGAGACCAACATCCTGGCGGCGATGCTCGCCAAGCGCATGGGGGTCAAGAAGGTGATCGCCGAGGTCGAGAATCTCAATTACATAAATCTCGCCGAGTCGATCGGCATCGACACGATCATCAACAAGAAGCTGGTTACCGCGTCGAACATTTTCCGCTTCACGATGTCGACCGACGTGCAGGCCATCAAATGCCTAACGGGGAGCGACGCCGAGGTGCTGGAGTTCATCGTGAAACCCAACTCCCCGGCCACGAAGGTGCGGATCAAGGACCTCGGGCTGCCGGAGGATACGATCATCGGCGGCATCGTCCGCGGCGACAAGGTTTTCATCGCCGTCGACAACATGGAAATAATCCCCTACGACCGCGTGGTGGTCTTCGCCATGCCCGGTTCGGTGGGGAAGGTAGGGTATTATTTTAATTAA
- a CDS encoding GH3 auxin-responsive promoter family protein: protein MSFRNIILKAWFSQRERAIDRFRRRPVETQARMFRQLLRRGRFTEFGDRYDLRHIRSVERFQSQVETFDYETFKPYIERMMEGVRSVTAPGRVSLFARSSGTTSDRSKYIPVTMESLWWNHTLGMRDVATVFSANNPKTRVFEGKTLTLGGSCSREGRNLVGDLSALLIHETTFWSGWFRAPRTETAIIPDFDEKCAAICRQCVGEPITAFAGVPSWNLALMRRVLEYTGRKNLLEVWPGLEMFAHGGVEFAPYRTSFEELIPSEKMKYMETYNASEGFFAMADDPSRSDMLLMLDYGTFFEFRSGTQIVPLEGVECGKVYAVLITSNNGLWRYEIGDTVEFTSTNPYRIRFAGRTRQYINVFGEELIVDNAEHALLAACRKTGAVVSEYSVAPCYMSLRERGAHEWIVEFEREPDSLERFAEALDGELRAVNSDYDAKRRTTLERQRLTVVERGRFLAWMRARGKNKVPRLVNDRRVADEILAFQTEQTP, encoded by the coding sequence ATGTCTTTTCGAAACATAATTCTCAAAGCCTGGTTCTCGCAGCGCGAGCGGGCCATCGACCGTTTTCGCCGCCGTCCTGTCGAGACGCAGGCGCGGATGTTCCGGCAGCTGCTGCGCCGGGGACGCTTCACGGAGTTCGGCGACCGCTACGACCTGCGGCATATCCGTTCGGTGGAGCGGTTCCAGTCGCAGGTGGAGACTTTCGACTACGAGACCTTCAAGCCCTATATCGAACGGATGATGGAGGGCGTGCGGAGCGTCACGGCTCCGGGTCGGGTGTCGCTGTTCGCCCGTTCGTCGGGCACGACCTCCGACAGGAGCAAATACATTCCCGTGACGATGGAGTCGCTGTGGTGGAACCATACGCTGGGCATGCGCGACGTGGCGACGGTCTTTTCGGCCAACAATCCGAAGACCCGCGTTTTCGAGGGCAAGACCCTGACGCTCGGCGGGTCGTGCAGCCGCGAGGGCCGCAACCTGGTCGGCGACCTCTCGGCGCTGCTGATCCACGAGACGACCTTCTGGAGCGGCTGGTTCCGGGCGCCGCGGACCGAGACGGCGATCATTCCCGATTTCGACGAGAAGTGCGCCGCCATCTGCCGCCAGTGCGTCGGCGAACCGATCACGGCCTTTGCGGGCGTCCCGTCATGGAACCTCGCGCTGATGCGCCGCGTGCTGGAGTATACGGGCCGGAAAAATCTGCTGGAGGTGTGGCCCGGGCTGGAGATGTTCGCCCACGGAGGCGTGGAGTTCGCGCCCTACCGGACGTCGTTCGAGGAGCTGATCCCTTCGGAGAAGATGAAATACATGGAGACCTACAACGCTTCGGAGGGATTCTTCGCCATGGCCGACGACCCCTCGCGCAGCGACATGCTGCTGATGCTGGATTACGGAACCTTCTTCGAGTTCCGCAGCGGGACGCAGATCGTGCCGCTCGAAGGCGTGGAGTGCGGCAAGGTCTACGCCGTGCTGATCACCTCGAACAACGGCCTGTGGCGTTACGAGATCGGCGACACGGTGGAATTCACCTCGACGAATCCCTACCGCATCCGCTTCGCGGGCCGCACGCGGCAGTATATCAACGTTTTCGGCGAGGAGCTGATCGTCGACAACGCCGAGCATGCGCTGCTGGCCGCCTGCCGGAAGACGGGGGCCGTCGTGAGCGAATACAGCGTCGCGCCGTGCTACATGTCGCTCCGCGAACGGGGCGCGCACGAGTGGATCGTGGAGTTCGAACGCGAGCCGGACAGCCTCGAACGTTTCGCCGAGGCGCTCGACGGGGAGTTGCGGGCCGTCAATTCGGACTACGACGCCAAGCGGCGGACCACGCTCGAACGCCAGCGCCTGACGGTCGTGGAGCGGGGGCGGTTCCTCGCGTGGATGCGCGCGCGGGGTAAAAACAAGGTTCCGCGGCTGGTGAACGACCGCCGCGTGGCCGACGAGATACTGGCTTTTCAGACCGAACAGACCCCTTGA
- a CDS encoding deoxynucleoside kinase, translating into MYIAIAGNIGSGKTTLTQILTKRYDAKCYLEECDNPYIGDFYEDMNRWAFNLQISFLGSRIQQTMGMISDCKSGVIFQDRTIYEDAHIFADNLHEMGLMATRDIETYMKIFRLVTTLIPKPDLLIYLKASVPTLISQIRKRGREYEMNIDELYLKRLNNKYNHWIDTIYEGEVLVVDKDHEDFVSNPAVLERICARLDALKAKK; encoded by the coding sequence ATGTACATAGCCATAGCCGGAAACATCGGGAGCGGCAAGACGACGCTTACCCAGATCCTTACGAAGCGCTACGACGCCAAGTGCTACCTCGAGGAGTGCGACAATCCCTATATCGGCGACTTCTACGAGGATATGAACCGCTGGGCGTTCAATCTTCAGATTTCGTTCCTCGGGAGCCGCATCCAGCAGACGATGGGCATGATCTCCGACTGCAAGTCGGGGGTGATCTTCCAGGACCGCACGATCTACGAGGATGCGCACATCTTCGCCGACAACCTGCATGAAATGGGGCTGATGGCCACGCGCGACATCGAGACCTACATGAAGATTTTCCGGCTGGTGACGACGCTCATTCCCAAACCCGACCTGCTGATCTACCTCAAGGCGAGCGTCCCGACGCTCATTTCGCAGATCCGCAAGCGCGGCCGCGAGTACGAGATGAACATCGACGAACTGTACCTCAAGCGGCTGAACAACAAATACAACCACTGGATCGACACCATTTACGAGGGCGAGGTGCTCGTCGTGGACAAGGACCACGAGGATTTCGTCTCGAACCCTGCGGTGCTGGAACGGATCTGCGCGCGCCTCGACGCGCTCAAAGCGAAGAAATAG